A window from Actimicrobium sp. CCC2.4 encodes these proteins:
- a CDS encoding class I SAM-dependent methyltransferase — protein MQWSQGYVADLDYPAGFYQEQGPDYLNIACVLNEVEPVRTDRPYTYLELGCGMGNTLAILAAGHPMGTFYGIDFMPSHISTARRIAGATHLENLHYLEHSFSDLVDGSAPALPQCDFITLHGVYAWISRESQQHLITILKRHLKPGGIVYISYNALPGWNADRTLMRLMREFADGERGDSASRLRSATRFMEQFDLEQGGGFSETPALKNLLDTLNKGNAAYLAHEYLHQFAEPLYHLDVARDLAAAKLDFIGSSDLCEMLPRLYLNDEKQAVLEKITDPALRETAKDFFLNRKFRRDVFVRGARKMTPTRQAEWLQTLSVALLKPHRHVNLNKLPAGLMEVCIDQAGFAPTLEKLAAGPCTLAHLLGADAMKNRPFPAAFGVILMLTGSSQAALYVPRTVNPDAAQRLNAVLADEGHHNDHYRTLASPLTGSGVVVNPVELLVVGVLRQRPEEILSTVIAQARASLARRGRRLRRDGVMLESDEENQNEIALYARTAMEDKLPLWRQLGML, from the coding sequence ATGCAATGGTCACAAGGCTATGTAGCGGATCTCGATTACCCGGCAGGTTTCTATCAAGAGCAAGGACCTGACTATCTCAATATCGCTTGCGTACTCAACGAAGTCGAGCCGGTCCGTACCGACCGGCCTTACACCTATCTCGAGCTGGGTTGCGGCATGGGCAATACGCTGGCCATCCTGGCTGCCGGCCATCCGATGGGAACCTTCTACGGCATTGACTTCATGCCCTCCCACATCAGCACCGCGCGCCGGATCGCCGGGGCGACGCACCTTGAAAACCTGCACTATCTGGAACACAGTTTTAGCGACCTGGTCGATGGCTCCGCGCCAGCCTTGCCGCAATGCGATTTCATTACCCTGCATGGTGTCTACGCCTGGATCAGCCGGGAGAGTCAGCAACACCTCATCACGATCCTGAAGCGCCACCTCAAACCTGGCGGCATCGTCTACATCAGCTACAACGCGCTCCCCGGATGGAATGCCGACAGGACCCTGATGCGACTCATGCGGGAGTTTGCCGACGGGGAGCGCGGCGACAGCGCGTCGCGCTTGCGTAGTGCAACCCGTTTCATGGAACAGTTCGATCTGGAACAAGGCGGTGGCTTCAGTGAAACACCCGCCCTGAAAAATTTGCTGGATACCTTAAACAAAGGCAATGCTGCCTACCTCGCGCATGAATACCTGCACCAGTTCGCAGAACCGCTCTATCACCTCGACGTGGCACGCGATCTTGCTGCCGCCAAGCTCGATTTCATTGGCTCATCGGACCTGTGCGAGATGCTGCCGCGGCTTTACCTCAATGACGAGAAGCAGGCGGTACTGGAGAAGATTACCGATCCGGCCCTGCGCGAGACCGCGAAGGACTTTTTTCTGAATCGCAAATTCCGGCGCGATGTGTTTGTCCGCGGTGCCCGGAAAATGACTCCGACCCGGCAGGCAGAATGGCTGCAGACCTTGTCGGTGGCGTTGCTGAAACCGCATCGGCACGTCAACTTGAACAAGCTCCCGGCAGGCCTCATGGAGGTCTGCATCGACCAAGCCGGTTTCGCTCCAACGCTGGAAAAACTCGCTGCAGGCCCTTGTACGCTGGCACACCTGCTTGGCGCCGATGCCATGAAAAACCGGCCATTCCCGGCCGCTTTCGGCGTAATCCTGATGCTGACGGGGTCCTCACAAGCAGCCCTGTACGTGCCACGAACCGTCAATCCTGACGCGGCACAAAGGCTCAACGCTGTTCTGGCAGACGAGGGTCACCACAATGATCACTACCGGACCCTGGCGTCGCCGTTGACGGGCAGTGGCGTCGTCGTCAATCCGGTGGAGTTGCTGGTGGTCGGCGTGTTACGACAGCGACCGGAGGAAATCCTCAGTACCGTGATTGCGCAAGCCCGGGCCAGCCTGGCGCGACGCGGACGGCGTCTGCGCCGGGATGGCGTAATGCTGGAATCGGATGAAGAAAATCAGAACGAAATTGCGTTGTATGCGCGCACTGCGATGGAAGACAAACTGCCGCTCTGGCGGCAGCTCGGCATGCTGTGA